The Chrysoperla carnea chromosome X, inChrCarn1.1, whole genome shotgun sequence genome includes a region encoding these proteins:
- the LOC123302089 gene encoding alpha-1,6-mannosyl-glycoprotein 2-beta-N-acetylglucosaminyltransferase, which yields MVRKRATISWIRILVCIFFVAFLWIQLHVFNLGNNSSNYSHNGNAENYSNAFIFSMVPSVLHKFLTSKPSINGSGIAQYANLNISEIRRHIAHYNDMQLVYNEDLFGPLQNDSVIIVIQVHTRTTYLRHLIVSLAQVRGIEKALIVFSHDFYNLEIIELVQSIDFCKVMQIFYPYSIQTHPHEFPGEDPEDCPRDIKQEQAMILNCKNALYPDLYGHYREAKFTQTKHHWWWKANRVFNQLEITRYHTGMVVFLEEDHYVAEDFIHVLQLMEKTGKQRCAKCNIISLGTYLKTYNYYGDAKKVEVTPWISSKHNMGMAFNRSTWSEIGKCARYFCKYDDYNWDWSLQHISQSCLVSKLHAMVVRGPRVFHIGECGVHHKKKNCESTAVISKVQQVLKAASRHLYPNHLVLTFTTNTKKTKLRKGNGGWGDKRDHMLCMNMTFEGR from the exons ATGGTTCGAAAACGTGCGACAATCTCTTGGATACGTATATTGGTGTGTATATTTTTCGTAGCATTTTTATGGATACAATTACACGTATTTAATTTGGGTAATAATTCATCAAATTATTCGCACAATGGTAATgctgaaaattattcaaacgcATTCATATTTAGTATGGTGCCATCTGTTCTACATAAATTCTTAACATCGAAACCAA gtaTAAACGGTTCTGGAATCGCACAGTATGccaatttaaatatatcagaGATTAGAAGACACATCGCACATTACAACGATATGCAATTAGTTTATAATGAAGATCTGTTTGGTCCATTACAGAACGATTCTGTAATCATTGTGATTCAG GTACATACACGCACAACATATTTGCGTCATTTAATTGTAAGTTTAGCTCAAGTGCGTGGAATTGAAAAAGCGTTAATCGTATTTTCACATGACTTTTATAATTTGGAAATTATTGAACTAGTCCAAAGCATAGATTTTTGTAAAGTTATGCAAATCTTTTATCCATATTCAATACAAACACATCCACATGAGTTCCCTGGCGAAGATCCCGAAGATTGTCCACGTGATATTAAACAAGAACA GGCTATGATACTTAATTGTAAGAATGCGTTGTATCCAGATTTGTATGGACATTATCGAGAGGCGAAGTTTACCCAAACGAAACATCATTGGTGGTGGAAAGCGAATCGTGTCTTTAATCAGTTAGAAATCACGAGATATCATACCG GTATGGTAGTATTTTTGGAGGAAGATCATTATGTTGCCGAAGATTTTATCCACGTGTTACAACTAATGGAAAAGACTGGTAAACAACGGTGTGCCAAATGTAACATCATCTCATTGGgaacatatttaaaaacttacaaCTATTATGGGGATGCAAAAAAG GTGGAAGTTACACCATGGATCAGTTCCAAACATAACATGGGTATGGCTTTTAATCGTTCCACATGGTCCGAGATTGGAAAATGTGCacgatatttttgtaaatacgaTGATTATAATTGGGATTGGTCGTTGCAACATATTTCCCAAAGTTGTTTAGTCTCCAAATTACATGCAATGGTTGTTCGAGGTCCTAGAGTCTTTCATATTGGTGAATG TGGCGTTCATCACAAGAAAAAGAATTGTGAATCAACGGCAGTGATTTCGAAGGTACAACAAGTGTTGAAGGCAGCTAGTCGACATCTATATCCAAATCATTTAGTTTTAACGTTCACAACCAACacgaaaaaaacaaagttaCGTAAAGGAAACGGTGGTTGGGGGGATAAACGTGATCATATGTTGTGCATGAACATGACATTTGAAGGGAGGTAA
- the LOC123302187 gene encoding small glutamine-rich tetratricopeptide repeat-containing protein alpha-like yields MGDNRTLIVKSIVKFLRKELAVGGHDDDCLESLDVAVQCIESAFGLNERNAETEAGGTTEADSEITPNLDDIFRNLRHHTSAGHSIPENHKLADEHKNRGNALMQLEKYQEALDEYTKAIELYNKNAVYYCNRAAAHSKLDNHQAAIDDANHAIQLDPNYGKAYGRLGIAYSNLKRYEEAKNAYKKALELEPDNRSYRYNLVIAEEGLRQSQCPNSTPNTATQSPLLGSVPLGGTGAGDFADVTSALSGLENINQIFANPNVVNLARQILGNADMRDMMQGVLQTNIFDGANGLGAVMNVGQQLMQELQTTNPDLIDQVRRTIHGDGDPSAGGTPTSGTTTESAPSDDGPPSAAKPEDPNKS; encoded by the exons atgggGGACAACAGAACGTTAATCGTAAaaagtattgtaaaatttttacgaaaagaaTTAGCCGTTGGTGGTCATGATGACGATTGTTTGGAAAGTTTGGATGTGGCGGTACAATGTATTGAATCAGCATTTGGGTTAAATGAAAGAAATGCTGAAACAGAGGCTGGCGGCACAACCGAAGCCGATAGTGAAATCACTCCAAATTTAGATGATATTTTCCGAAATTTACGTCATCATACAAGTGCAGGCCATTCAATACCG gaAAATCACAAATTAGCTGATGAGCATAAAAATCGTGGTAATGCTTTAATGCaacttgaaaaatatcaagaagCTTTAGATGAATATACCAA agCAATTGaactgtataataaaaatgcGGTTTACTATTGTAATCGGGCGGCTGCGCACAGTAAATTGGATAATCATCAGGCCGCTATAGATGACGCAAATCATGCAATTCAGTTAGATCCAAATTATGGCAAAGCTTATGGACGTTTAGG AATTGCGTATTCAAATTTGAAACGTTATGAAGAAGCCaaaaatgcatataaaaaagCATTAGAATTAGAACCAGATAATCGAAGTTACCGATATAATTTGGTAATTGCCGAAGAAGGTTTACgtcaat CTCAGTGTCCGAATAGTACACCAAACACAGCCACACAATCACCGTTACTTGGATCGGTGCCACTTGGAGGAACAGGTGCTGGTGATTTTGCTGACGTCACATCTGCATTGTCTGGTTTAGAAAAcatcaatcaaatatttgcaAATCCAAATGTTGTAAATTTAGCAAGACAAATTTTAGGGAATGCTGATATGCGTGATAT gaTGCAAGGTGTACTTCAAACGAATATTTTCGATGGCGCTAATGGACTAGGTGCTGTTATGAATGT gGGGCAACAATTGATGCAAGAATTACAAACAACAAATCCAGATTTGATTGATCAAGTACGTCGAACGATTCATGGTGACGGAGATCCGTCAGCTGGTGGTACACCTACAAGCGGCACAACAACAGAAAGCGCACCATCTGATGATGGACCACCGTCAGCAGCTAAACCTGAAGATCCAAATAAATCTTAG